In Eschrichtius robustus isolate mEscRob2 chromosome 11, mEscRob2.pri, whole genome shotgun sequence, the following proteins share a genomic window:
- the CTSF gene encoding cathepsin F isoform X1: MAPWLQLLLLLGLLPGAAPAPNEPRAAGAQAWELASPELLEPARFALEMYNRGRAARTRAALRVVRGRVRRAGQGSLYSLKATLVEPPCNDPTVCQLPVSKKTLLCSFEVLNELGKHMLLRRDCGPVDTKITDDKNETFSSFLPLLNKDPLPQDFSVKMASIFKDFVTTYNRTYDTKEEARWRMSVFASNMVRAQKIQALDRGTARYGVTKFSDLTEEEFRTIYLNPLLKGEPGKKMRLAQSIPDLPPPEWDWRSKGAVTKVKDQGMCGSCWAFSVTGNVEGQWFLKRGALLSLSEQELLDCDKVDKACLGGLPSSAYSAIRTLGGLETEDDYSYRGHLQTCSFSAEKAKVYINDSVELSQNEQKLAAWLAKKGPISVAINAFGMQFYRHGISHPLRPLCSPWLIDHAVLLVGYGNRSATPFWAIKNSWGTDWGEEGYYYLHRGSGACGVNIMASSAVVD, from the exons ATGGCGCCCTGGCTGCAGCTGCTGTTGCTTTTGGGGCTGCTCCCGGGCGCCGCTCCGGCCCCCAACGAGCCCCGAGCGGCCGGCGCGCAGGCCTGGGAGCTGGCGTCCCCGGAGCTGCTGGAGCCCGCCCGCTTCGCCCTAGAGATGTACAACCGCGGCCGGGCTGCCAGGACGCGGGCCGCGCTGAGGGTCGTGCGCGGTCGCGTCCGCCGG GCGGGCCAGGGGTCGCTGTACTCCCTGAAGGCGACCCTGGTGGAGCCGCCCTGCAACGACCCCACGGTGTGCCAGCTCCCTGTGTCCAAGAAAACCCTG CTTTGCAGCTTTGAAGTCCTGAATGAGCTGGGGAAACACATGCTGCTGAGGCGGGACTGTGGCCCAGTGGATACCAAGATTACAG ATGACAAAAATGAGACTTTCAGTTCATTCCTTCCACTGTTGAACAAGGATCCCCTGCCCCAG GACTTTTCTGTGAAGATGGCTTCAATCTTCAAGGACTTTGTCACCACCTATAACCGGACATATGATACGAAGGAGG AAGCCAGGTGGCGCATGTCCGTCTTTGCCAGTAACATGGTGCGAGCGCAGAAGATCCAGGCCCTGGACCGTGGCACAGCTCGGTATGGGGTCACCAAGTTCAGTGACCTTACAG AGGAGGAGTTCCGCACCATCTACCTGAATCCCCTCCTAAAAGGGGAGCCTGGCAAGAAGATGCGCCTGGCCCAGTCCATCCCTGACCTTCCTCCACCTGAGTGGGACTGGAGGAGTAAGGGGGCTGTCACCAAAGTCAAGGACCAG GGCATGTGCGGCTCCTGCTGGGCCTTCTCAGTCACAGGCAACGTGGAGGGCCAGTGGTTCCTGAAACGGGGGGCCCTGCTCTCCCTCTCTGAGCAGG AGCTCTTGGACTGTGACAAGGTGGACAAGGCCTGCCTGGGCGGCTTGCCCTCCAGCGCCTACTCAGCCATAAGGACTCTGG GAGGGCTGGAGACAGAGGACGACTACAGCTACCGCGGCCACTTGCAGACCTGCAGCTTCTCTGCAGAGAAGGCCAAGGTCTACATCAACGACTCAGTGGAGCTGAGCCAGAATGAGCAAA AGCTGGCGGCCTGGCTAGCCAAGAAGGGCCCCATCTCCGTCGCCATCAACGCCTTTGGCATGCAG TTCTACCGCCATGGGATCTCCCACCCACTGCGGCCCCTCTGCAGCCCCTGGCTTATCGACCACGCTGTGCTGCTCGTGGGCTACGGCAACC gctctgccactcccttctgggccATCAAGAACAGCTGGGGCACTGACTGGGGCGAGGAG GGTTACTACTACTTGCACCGTGGCTCCGGGGCCTGTGGTGTGAACATCATGGCCAGCTCAGCAGTGGTGGACTGA
- the CTSF gene encoding cathepsin F isoform X3, whose amino-acid sequence MAPWLQLLLLLGLLPGAAPAPNEPRAAGAQAWELASPELLEPARFALEMYNRGRAARTRAALRVVRGRVRRAGQGSLYSLKATLVEPPCNDPTVCQLPVSKKTLLCSFEVLNELGKHMLLRRDCGPVDTKITDDKNETFSSFLPLLNKDPLPQDFSVKMASIFKDFVTTYNRTYDTKEEARWRMSVFASNMVRAQKIQALDRGTARYGVTKFSDLTEEEFRTIYLNPLLKGEPGKKMRLAQSIPDLPPPEWDWRSKGAVTKVKDQGMCGSCWAFSVTGNVEGQWFLKRGALLSLSEQELLDCDKVDKACLGGLPSSAYSAIRTLGGLETEDDYSYRGHLQTCSFSAEKAKVYINDSVELSQNEQKLAAWLAKKGPISVAINAFGMQALPLPSGPSRTAGALTGARRVTTTCTVAPGPVV is encoded by the exons ATGGCGCCCTGGCTGCAGCTGCTGTTGCTTTTGGGGCTGCTCCCGGGCGCCGCTCCGGCCCCCAACGAGCCCCGAGCGGCCGGCGCGCAGGCCTGGGAGCTGGCGTCCCCGGAGCTGCTGGAGCCCGCCCGCTTCGCCCTAGAGATGTACAACCGCGGCCGGGCTGCCAGGACGCGGGCCGCGCTGAGGGTCGTGCGCGGTCGCGTCCGCCGG GCGGGCCAGGGGTCGCTGTACTCCCTGAAGGCGACCCTGGTGGAGCCGCCCTGCAACGACCCCACGGTGTGCCAGCTCCCTGTGTCCAAGAAAACCCTG CTTTGCAGCTTTGAAGTCCTGAATGAGCTGGGGAAACACATGCTGCTGAGGCGGGACTGTGGCCCAGTGGATACCAAGATTACAG ATGACAAAAATGAGACTTTCAGTTCATTCCTTCCACTGTTGAACAAGGATCCCCTGCCCCAG GACTTTTCTGTGAAGATGGCTTCAATCTTCAAGGACTTTGTCACCACCTATAACCGGACATATGATACGAAGGAGG AAGCCAGGTGGCGCATGTCCGTCTTTGCCAGTAACATGGTGCGAGCGCAGAAGATCCAGGCCCTGGACCGTGGCACAGCTCGGTATGGGGTCACCAAGTTCAGTGACCTTACAG AGGAGGAGTTCCGCACCATCTACCTGAATCCCCTCCTAAAAGGGGAGCCTGGCAAGAAGATGCGCCTGGCCCAGTCCATCCCTGACCTTCCTCCACCTGAGTGGGACTGGAGGAGTAAGGGGGCTGTCACCAAAGTCAAGGACCAG GGCATGTGCGGCTCCTGCTGGGCCTTCTCAGTCACAGGCAACGTGGAGGGCCAGTGGTTCCTGAAACGGGGGGCCCTGCTCTCCCTCTCTGAGCAGG AGCTCTTGGACTGTGACAAGGTGGACAAGGCCTGCCTGGGCGGCTTGCCCTCCAGCGCCTACTCAGCCATAAGGACTCTGG GAGGGCTGGAGACAGAGGACGACTACAGCTACCGCGGCCACTTGCAGACCTGCAGCTTCTCTGCAGAGAAGGCCAAGGTCTACATCAACGACTCAGTGGAGCTGAGCCAGAATGAGCAAA AGCTGGCGGCCTGGCTAGCCAAGAAGGGCCCCATCTCCGTCGCCATCAACGCCTTTGGCATGCAG gctctgccactcccttctgggccATCAAGAACAGCTGGGGCACTGACTGGGGCGAGGAG GGTTACTACTACTTGCACCGTGGCTCCGGGGCCTGTGGTGTGA
- the CTSF gene encoding cathepsin F isoform X2 translates to MAPWLQLLLLLGLLPGAAPAPNEPRAAGAQAWELASPELLEPARFALEMYNRGRAARTRAALRVVRGRVRRAGQGSLYSLKATLVEPPCNDPTVCQLPVSKKTLLCSFEVLNELGKHMLLRRDCGPVDTKITDDKNETFSSFLPLLNKDPLPQDFSVKMASIFKDFVTTYNRTYDTKEEARWRMSVFASNMVRAQKIQALDRGTARYGVTKFSDLTEEEFRTIYLNPLLKGEPGKKMRLAQSIPDLPPPEWDWRSKGAVTKVKDQGMCGSCWAFSVTGNVEGQWFLKRGALLSLSEQELLDCDKVDKACLGGLPSSAYSAIRTLGGLETEDDYSYRGHLQTCSFSAEKAKVYINDSVELSQNEQKLAAWLAKKGPISVAINAFGMQVTGRGWTTASQDLWRGHQGNAEEPCPYLCLGLWARQDHPSSL, encoded by the exons ATGGCGCCCTGGCTGCAGCTGCTGTTGCTTTTGGGGCTGCTCCCGGGCGCCGCTCCGGCCCCCAACGAGCCCCGAGCGGCCGGCGCGCAGGCCTGGGAGCTGGCGTCCCCGGAGCTGCTGGAGCCCGCCCGCTTCGCCCTAGAGATGTACAACCGCGGCCGGGCTGCCAGGACGCGGGCCGCGCTGAGGGTCGTGCGCGGTCGCGTCCGCCGG GCGGGCCAGGGGTCGCTGTACTCCCTGAAGGCGACCCTGGTGGAGCCGCCCTGCAACGACCCCACGGTGTGCCAGCTCCCTGTGTCCAAGAAAACCCTG CTTTGCAGCTTTGAAGTCCTGAATGAGCTGGGGAAACACATGCTGCTGAGGCGGGACTGTGGCCCAGTGGATACCAAGATTACAG ATGACAAAAATGAGACTTTCAGTTCATTCCTTCCACTGTTGAACAAGGATCCCCTGCCCCAG GACTTTTCTGTGAAGATGGCTTCAATCTTCAAGGACTTTGTCACCACCTATAACCGGACATATGATACGAAGGAGG AAGCCAGGTGGCGCATGTCCGTCTTTGCCAGTAACATGGTGCGAGCGCAGAAGATCCAGGCCCTGGACCGTGGCACAGCTCGGTATGGGGTCACCAAGTTCAGTGACCTTACAG AGGAGGAGTTCCGCACCATCTACCTGAATCCCCTCCTAAAAGGGGAGCCTGGCAAGAAGATGCGCCTGGCCCAGTCCATCCCTGACCTTCCTCCACCTGAGTGGGACTGGAGGAGTAAGGGGGCTGTCACCAAAGTCAAGGACCAG GGCATGTGCGGCTCCTGCTGGGCCTTCTCAGTCACAGGCAACGTGGAGGGCCAGTGGTTCCTGAAACGGGGGGCCCTGCTCTCCCTCTCTGAGCAGG AGCTCTTGGACTGTGACAAGGTGGACAAGGCCTGCCTGGGCGGCTTGCCCTCCAGCGCCTACTCAGCCATAAGGACTCTGG GAGGGCTGGAGACAGAGGACGACTACAGCTACCGCGGCCACTTGCAGACCTGCAGCTTCTCTGCAGAGAAGGCCAAGGTCTACATCAACGACTCAGTGGAGCTGAGCCAGAATGAGCAAA AGCTGGCGGCCTGGCTAGCCAAGAAGGGCCCCATCTCCGTCGCCATCAACGCCTTTGGCATGCAG GTCACAGGCAGAGGCTGGACCACAGCATCTCAGGACCTCTGGAGGGGGCATCAGGGGAACGCCGAGGAACCTTGTCCTTACCTCTGCCTCGGGCTATGGGCCAGGCAGGATCATCCGTCCTCTCTATGA
- the CCDC87 gene encoding LOW QUALITY PROTEIN: coiled-coil domain-containing protein 87 (The sequence of the model RefSeq protein was modified relative to this genomic sequence to represent the inferred CDS: inserted 1 base in 1 codon; deleted 1 base in 1 codon), which translates to MEPYKPEPEFQRFYHRLLRPLSLFPRTTTRTESQKRLPQEVPMLLPLPVSRLTVASLCRQVAERLSNSGLEARAPRKVRLRFTEVILDELKCSWQEPPTEPGLSHLNNQRLRKRLLVYVLLSSEQLFVRYLHLQKIMSTPAAVFTESATLTRLAASLARDCTVFLTGPEVYRGLLADFRALLKEGQVQVCVPRVRPLGPTGAFRLCPIPWHHSTGFAQAPYFNLSLNYLIQLSRPREFVSEPEPDPVKELKSIPQLKKKKPLRWLSTMQKRRESNFNSQIASLPGSSVAPPSQAPPTSHLPLSSQLQRGQSMPSLHEGWKLADELGLPPFSPRPLTPLVLVAESKPELEGDTVAEDLKQRMKNMHLGWSHYSLLDSGLPPLLGALTYHPAAKHHMEELQRMLKGLEEKEASEQWSLQSPRSPPLEPQPVTVTLKLRNQVVQAAAVQVSARNFLDSFHVEGAGVLYNHLAGELEPKLIKEMDTDRTFGSSIGEVYKELMSCVSNDHFSFDQGPLVEPAANEDWSAFLSSAFLRQEKQRRIINTKLAGLYSQRANTLQSNPDKMSSFTSLQASKSWEKWSNKASWLNWWKTTLSVGDYFKYLTTQQTDFLHVIFQMYEEEVPVEIVAPVRESLKIQHPPPLLENDEPDFVPGEWDWDTVLECRLGTKNNSLLEDSHKILSLQKRLERLWSMLEVPDKDRLDMAIKYSSNARLRQLPSLVSAWERALQPIQLREILLGRLECFERQASDPNRFFHKTDMGLSRFLEENQIRNHLHKRLSLVEAPLVPLLEEIELVFGEPVTFKGRHYLDKMKHDKVEMLYWLQQRRRVCHLVQAKRASHQSALSRKLSSQPLVAPGNTPLSLTRPSALRSLPHPHTPSSSPRPLDCFERRNIWECGVQXNCASNYQGTEISTLF; encoded by the exons ATGGAGCCATATAAGCCCGAGCCCGAGTTCCAGCGGTTTTACCACCGGTTGCTGCGTCCGCTGTCTCTCTTCCCCCGCACGACGACGCGCACAGAGTCTCAGAAGCGCCTCCCGCAGGAGGTCCCGATGCTGCTGCCCCTACCGGTCTCACGGCTGACGGTGGCGTCGCTCTGCCGCCAGGTAGCCGAGCGGCTGTCCAACAGCGGGCTGGAGGCGCGCGCGCCTCGCAAGGTACGACTCCGTTTCACCGAGGTCATCTTGGACGAGCTGAAGTGCAGCTGGCAGGAGCCCCCCACCGAACCTGGTCTGAGCCACTTGAACAATCAGAGGCTGCGGAAGCGGCTCCTGGTCTACGTGCTGCTCAGCAGCGAGCAGCTCTTCGTACGCTACCTGCACCTTCAGAAGATCATGTCGACCCCCGCAGCTGTCTTCACCGAATCAGCCACGCTCACCCGGTTGGCCGCCAGCCTCGCCAGGGACTGCACAGTCTTCCTCACCGGCCCCGAGGTCTACCGTGGCCTGCTCGCTGACTTCCGCGCGCTGCTGAAGGAAGGGCAGGTCCAAGTCTGCGTGCCCAGAGTGCGCCCCCTCGgccccactggggctttcaggcTCTGCCCTATCCCATGGCATCACAGCACTGGCTTTGCCCAAGCGCCGTATTTCAACCTCAGCCTGAACTACCTCATCCAGCTCAGCCGCCCGCGGGAGTTTGTCAGTGAGCCTGAACCGGATCCAGTGAAGGAACTGAAGTCCATTCCCCAGCTGAAGAAGAAGAAGCCTCTCCGCTGGCTGTCCACCATgcaaaagaggagagaaagcaaCTTCAATTCACAGATTGCCTCACTGCCTGGGTCCTCTGTGGCTCCCCCCAGCCaggctccccccacctcccacttgcccctctcctcccagctccaGAGGGGCCAGTCCATGCCCTCTCTGCATGAGGGCTGGAAACTAGCAGATGAGTTGGGCCTTCCTCCATTCTCTCCTCGCCCCTTAACCCCACTGGTCCTGGTTGCAGAGAGCAAACCAGAGCTGGAAGGGGACACTGTGGCTGAGGACCTGAAGCAGAGGATGAAGAACATGCACTTGGGGTGGTCTCACTACTCACTGCTGGACTCGGGCCTGCCCCCACTCTTGGGGGCCCTGACCTACCACCCAGCTGCAAAACATCACATGGAAGAGCTGCAGAGAATGTTGAAGGGCCTCGAGGAGAAGGAAGCCTCAGAGCAGTGGAGCCTCCAGTCCCCcagatcccctccccttgaaccaCAGCCAGTGACTGTTACTTTGAAGCTAAGAAATCAGGTGGTCCAGGCAGCTGCTGTACAGGTCTCAGCAAGAAACTTTTTGGATTCCTTCCACGTTGAGGGGGCCGGAGTCCTATACAACCACCTGGCTGGTGAACTGGAACCCAAACTTATCAAGGAAATGGATACTGATCGCACTTTTGGCAGTAGCATCGGGGAGGTCTACAAGGAGCTGATGAGCTGTGTCTCTAATGACCACTTCTCTTTTGACCAGGGGCCCCTGGTTGAGCCTGCAGCCAATGAAGACTGGTCGGCCTTCCTATCCTCAGCCTTTCTACGTCAAGAAAAACAGCGTCGTATCATCAACACCAAGCTGGCTGGACTTTATTCCCAGAGAGCTAACACTTTACAGTCCAACCCTGATAAGATGTCCTCCTTCACATCACTCCAAGCAAGTAAAAGCTGGGAGAAGTGGTCAAACAAGGCCTCATGGCTGAACTGGTGGAAAACGACTTTGTCTGTGGGTGACTACTTCAAGTACCTCACCACCCAGCAGACAGATTTCCTCCATGTCATCTTCCAAATGTATGAAGAGGAGGTTCCTGTGGAGATTGTGGCCCCTGTCAGAGAGTCCCTGAAGATTCAGCACCCACCTCCCTTGCTGGAAAACGACGAGCCAGACTTTGTGCCAGGAGAGTGGGATTGGGACACGGTGCTGGAGTGCAGGCTGGGAACTAAGAACAACAGCCTCCTGGAAGACTCTCACAAAATCCTGAGCCTGCAGAAGCGTCTGGAGCGGCTGTGGTCCATGCTTGAGGTCCCTGACAAAGACCGGCTGGACATGGCCATCAAGTACAGCTCCAATGCCCGCCTGAGGCAGCTGCCGTCACTGGTGAGTGCCTGGGAGCGGGCCTTGCAGCCCATTCAGCTGCGGGAGATATTGCTGGGGAGACTGGAGTGCTTTGAGCGACAAGCCTCCGACCCTAACCGCTTCTTCCACAAGACCGACATGGGCCTGAGTCGCTTCCTGGAGGAGAATCAGATCCGCAACCATCTCCATAAGAGGCTCAGTCTAGTGGAGGCTCCTTTGGTTCCCCTCCTGGAGGAGATCGAGTTAGTCTTTGGTGAGCCAGTGACCTTCAAGGGGCGGCACTACCTGGACAAGATGAAGCATGACAAAGTGGAGATGCTCTACTGGCTGCAGCAGCGGCGGCGGGTCTGCCACCTGGTCCAGGCCAAGAGGGCCTCCCATCAGTCAGCCCTGTCCAGGAAGCTCAGCAGCCAGCCTTTAGTAGCCCCTGGGAATACCCCATTA TCTTTGACCAGACCAAGTGCCCTcagatccctccctcacccccatacACCCAGCAGCTCACCCAGACCTCTTGACTGCtttgaaagaagaaatatctGGGAGTGTGGGGTTC GAAACTGTGCTTCCAACTACCAGGGGACTGAAATTAGCACTTTATTTTGA
- the CCS gene encoding copper chaperone for superoxide dismutase produces the protein MASDSGDRGTACTLEFAVQMTCQSCVDAVRTSLQGIAGVQSVEVQLENQMVLVQTTLPSQDVQALLEGTGRQAVLKGMGSGLFQNLGAAVAILGGPGPVQGVVHFLQLTPERCLIEGTIDGLQPGLHGLHVHEFGDLTRSCNSCGDHFNPDGMSHGGPQDSDRHRGDLGNIHAEADGRAVFRIEDERLKVCDVIGRSLVVDEGEDDLGRGGHPLSKITGNSGERLACGIIARSAGLFQNPKQICSCDGLTIWEERGRPIAGDGRKQPASPPAHL, from the exons ATGGCATCGGACTCGGGGGACCGCGGGACTGCCTGCACG CTGGAGTTCGCGGTGCAGATGACCTGTCAGAGCTGCGTGGACGCGGTGCGCACGTCCCTGCAAGGGATAGCAG GTGTCCAGAGTGTGGAGGTGCAGTTGGAGAACCAGATGGTCCTGGTACAGACCACCCTGCCCAGCCAGGATGTGCAGGCCCTTCTAGAAGGCACTGGGAGGCAGGCGGTACTCAAGGGCATGGGCAGTGGGCTGTTCC AGAATCTGGGGGCAGCAGTGGCCATTCTCGGGGGGCCTGGCCCTGTGCAGGGAGTGGTGCACTTCCTACAGCTGACCCCTGAGCGCTGCCTCATCGAGGGGACCATTGACGGCCTGCAGCCTGGGCTGCACGGACTGCACGTCCATGAGTTCGGAGACCTCACAAGGAGCTGCAACAG CTGTGGGGACCACTTTAACCCTGATGGAATGTCTCATGGGGGTCCCCAGGACTCTGACCGG CACCGCGGAGACCTGGGGAACATCCACGCTGAAGCTGATGGCCGAGCCGTCTTCAGGATAGAGGACGAGAGGCTGAAG GTGTGTGATGTGATTGGCCGAAGCCTGGTCGTCGATGAGGGAGAAGACGACCTGGGCCGGGGTGGCCATcccttgtccaagatcacagggAACTCGGGAGAGAG GTTGGCCTGTGGCATCATTGCACGCTCTGCTGGCCTTTTCCAGAACCCCAAGCAGATCTGCTCCTGCGACGGGCTCACCATCTGGGAGGAGCGAGGCCGGCCCATCGCTGGCGACGGGCGAAAGCAGCCCGCCAGTCCCCCCGCCCACCTCTGA